ACACTGCTGATCACGTGCAGAGCCGCTTTCACTCGCGTCCTGACCACCTCTTGATCCGCTCCCGGGTAAACGTCCTCCACCAGCGAGGCCAGATCGGTGACGTAGTCGCCCTGCGCCTCCATCAAGTTCTGCAAGTCCCGCTCGGGAAGGTGCGGACGTTCGGACACGGCCAATTGCAGGAATTCCGGGCTGCCCAACGAGAACGAAATGTACGACGAAACGGTGCGCTGGAGTGCCTCAGCTGCATCAGCGGCTTCAGAGAGAGCGCGCCACATGTCCATCCACCGCACTTCTTTGGCACGATGCAGTGCTGCGGCAAGCATTTCCGCCTTGCTGTCGAAATGGCGGTAAATACTGGGACCTGCGACTCCAACTTCGGCGCCGATGTCGTCAAGACTCACGGCTTCAAACCCAAACGCGGCGAACTGTCGGATTGAGGCAGCCAGCAGTGCCTCACGGCGGCTACGGGGCATGGCAATCGAAGCGCGCCTGTGATTCGCCGACGCTTCAATCGGAGGCAAGGGCATGACGAGTACTGTGCGGGCGAGCGTGGCCAACTCGAATTCTTCATCCACCCGCGAGAGCCGGTTAGGGTTCAACGAAACGCTGATCATCACAGCAAACATGGCCCAAGCCCTCAGGTCGGCCTCGGAAGTGGGCACTGCATCGCTGCCGGACTGCAGTTTGCTGCTGATGGCGAACTTGATGCCGCTGGCAATATCGAAGCGGATGGCAGGCGGGAGATGGCGGGATTCACGCTCCCACAGCACGCCGTTTTCCCGGTGCTCCAGAAGTGCCCGCCCCAGAGCCGTGATCAACTGTTCGAGGTCGCCGTCGGGAGTCTGGGTAATGCTATCCAAAAAGGGCTGGAGGCTGGCCAAAACTGCCTCGCGAAGCAGCTCGCCCTTGCTCGGGAAATGTCGGTAAAGGGCGGATGGCTGAACCGCCATGGCTTTAGCCACGTCGGTCATGCTGACTTGCGCGTATCCCTTCTGCGCGAAGAGGTCACCCGCCGCAGCAAGTATGAGCGCTCGCCGGTTCCTCGGCCTGGTGCCGCGCTCCGGGGCGGTGGAGGACTTATTCATGTTCTTAAGATTAGTCAGATTCACTTATTGCGCAATAGCCCGCGGCGTGCCAAAGTTTAAGAACAACCTGCGAAACACTGCCCTTCACTTACTGATAGGCCAGTTGCCGCGAGATAGCAGTGCCTCACCCTAGCGGGAAACGTGATGGTTCCCCGCAAATGCGAGCACCGGCCGGAGCATCCCGGCGGCCGATGCGTATTCACTTACGGGACGCCAACTGTGTGTTAGACCCAGAGAAAATCGGCGCTGGGCCCAGAGAAACACTTCCCGTAACCCAGAGCACCGTCCCTAACCAATGCACCGTCCCTAACCAATGCACCGTCCCTAACCAATGCACCGTCCCTACCAATGCACCGTCCCGTGACAAAGGAGTCCCACATGAAACGACGTGCAATAGTCGCTGTTGCTGCACTTTGCAGCTTCGCAGCCCTGACTGGCTGCAGCACCGGGAATGACGCCCCCAATGCCTACGCCGTTAAGACGGACATTCCGACGGCAGCAGCGATGGATCCCGCAATTCTCGACGCCGCCGTCAAGGAAGGCTCGCTGCTGGTTTACGGCGAGGCGAATGAGGCGTCCATGAAGCCGGTCCTGACT
This genomic stretch from Micrococcaceae bacterium Sec5.1 harbors:
- a CDS encoding helix-turn-helix domain-containing protein, with amino-acid sequence MNKSSTAPERGTRPRNRRALILAAAGDLFAQKGYAQVSMTDVAKAMAVQPSALYRHFPSKGELLREAVLASLQPFLDSITQTPDGDLEQLITALGRALLEHRENGVLWERESRHLPPAIRFDIASGIKFAISSKLQSGSDAVPTSEADLRAWAMFAVMISVSLNPNRLSRVDEEFELATLARTVLVMPLPPIEASANHRRASIAMPRSRREALLAASIRQFAAFGFEAVSLDDIGAEVGVAGPSIYRHFDSKAEMLAAALHRAKEVRWMDMWRALSEAADAAEALQRTVSSYISFSLGSPEFLQLAVSERPHLPERDLQNLMEAQGDYVTDLASLVEDVYPGADQEVVRTRVKAALHVISSVVRTPFLRDIRGIQEILEHIARGLMAPTTASIHQK